The stretch of DNA AGGTCACCACCAACGGCGCATCGAGGTCGATGCTTCTCGGTGACGTCTCTAATTTTGCAAGATAGGCTCGAACCTCCCCGACGTTCACGCGGCGGTAGTCTGCAGGGAGGGCCGTGAGATACTCGCGTGCGCTTGCGACCAGCCCCGCCATTCCCTCCCAGTTCTCGCGTGTGGCGTGGTGAACGGCGGCGGTGAATTGAATCAGCCCGTGGAGCAGGCGCTCGTCGTCGCTGCCGGGTTCGAGTTCGAGCCATTCGTCCTCCCAGGCGTCGTGGGCGGCGTGGAACTCGCCTGCGTTGTAGATGGCGATGCCTGCTCTGAGGCTGTCATCCATACGCAAAAGACGCGAGCGAGACGGAAAAGTGTCGCTACTGACCCGCGTGCCCGGCTGCGATTAAGGGACGGTCGGTTTGCTCATCGAGCGTCGCCAGAATTTCGTCTATCGTCACGGGTGCACCTTCGTAGGCACACGGTGCAACCCCTACGAGGTCGTCGTCGTGATACTCTGCAAGCACCATGAGTGGGAGGACGATGCTCGTGTACTGGTCGCCCGTGATGGTTGAATCAATTTCTTGGACTTCGAACACCGACGACAGCGACCGGTCGTTTTGCGCTGCCCACTGCTCTAACTCCGCGATTTTTTCGAGCACCTGCTTGCCCGTGTCGGTGCGGGCGGCTTCGGTGGTGGCACACACTTCCTTGCCCCAGACTTCGATGGTGTAGTCGTCGATGGCGGCGGCGTCTTTGAGGTTCTTTAACTGCGCGATAACGCGGTCTTGTTGCTCGCGTGCGACACCGGGTGCGAGCGAGCGGACGTATAATTCGAGTCGCGTCTCTGATTGGTTGGTCATATCCCCTTCCCCGTGGCCGGGAGTAGGCACTTCCGTTACAAATAGATGTGTGGCCTCTGCCCAGACATTCAGACTTTGCAACATTGGCGTGATACTACTTCCAATCGGGCGCGCTGCAGGCGATTTGCCGGGTCATCGTCACGCCGAGTGGGCAGCCAGAGTCGCCCGGTCGTTCGCGATTAACGCTACTATAGCAATGTGCTGGGCGAGAGAATCTACTTCAGACACCGCATGGCAACCCAACCATCTCGTACCCTCTCACAGGAGGGCTTTGGCTTCCGCATGGACTCGCTCACTTGGCTTCACTGGGCCACCGCCGCCCTCGCCGCGATAACCGGTCTCGTCCACGTCTACATCTACACGCTCAACGGAACGCTGCCGTTCCTGTTCGGGGGAATCATCTTCTTCGCCGCGATTCTCGCCATGTTCCTGAACATCTATCGCCGCCTCGTCTACGCAATCGGCATCCCCTTCGTCGCCGGACAAATCGCCATCTGGCTACTTGCTGGAATGCCGTACTTAACCATTGGCGTGTTCGATAAGGCCGTCCAAGTGCTCCTCCTCGTCGCGCTTGGGTACCTACTCTATACGCGGGATTCGGCGGTTTCGAGTTGAACGGCAGCCAATGAAAATTGGCGA from Haladaptatus sp. ZSTT2 encodes:
- a CDS encoding DUF309 domain-containing protein; the protein is MDDSLRAGIAIYNAGEFHAAHDAWEDEWLELEPGSDDERLLHGLIQFTAAVHHATRENWEGMAGLVASAREYLTALPADYRRVNVGEVRAYLAKLETSPRSIDLDAPLVVTYDGEPCQLHHLDFPAAAIAARILADELGYDDDIVAQAVAYASEAIEKNETNQFITLVMDFAANETNRPLVFERLSQHVAQRNAKVRDVEGLFD
- a CDS encoding HTH domain-containing protein; the protein is MTNQSETRLELYVRSLAPGVAREQQDRVIAQLKNLKDAAAIDDYTIEVWGKEVCATTEAARTDTGKQVLEKIAELEQWAAQNDRSLSSVFEVQEIDSTITGDQYTSIVLPLMVLAEYHDDDLVGVAPCAYEGAPVTIDEILATLDEQTDRPLIAAGHAGQ